One Brassica napus cultivar Da-Ae chromosome A1, Da-Ae, whole genome shotgun sequence genomic region harbors:
- the LOC106444877 gene encoding GDP-L-galactose phosphorylase 1, whose product MLKIKRVPTVVSNYQKDESADESVGCGRNCLGACCINGARLPLYACKKLDKSGAGEKPVAFLESLVLGEWEDRFQRGLFRYDVTACETKVIPGKYGFVAQLNEGRHLKKRPTEFRVDKVLQSFDGNKFNFTKVGQEELLFQFEAGEDGEVQFFPCMPLDAENSPSVVAINVSPIEYGHVLLIPRVLDCLPQRIDHKSLLLALHMAAEAANPYFRLGYNSLGAFATINHLHFQAYYLAMPFPLEKAPSKKMVTTASGVKISELLSYPVRSLLFEGGSSMQDLSDTVSDACVCLQNNNIPFNILIADCGRQIFLMPQCYAEKQALGEVSPEVLETQVNPAVWEISGHMVLKRKEDYEGASEENAWRLLAEASLSEERFKEVNALIFEAIGCSYQEEELEGTVVEQDNPSGSVNQKSNRTHGGPITNGTASECLVLQ is encoded by the exons ATGTTGAAAATCAAGAGGGTTCCGACTGTTGTGTCTAATTACCAGAAGGATGAGTCTGCTGATGAATCCGTCGGCTGTGGACGGAACTGCCTCGGTGCTTGTTGTATTAACG GGGCAAGGCTTCCGTTGTACGCATGCAAGAAGCTGGATAAATCTGGCGCCGGAGAGAAGCCGGTGGCTTTTCTTGAGTCCCTCGTCCTCGGAGAG TGGGAGGATAGGTTCCAAAGAGGACTCTTTCGCTACGATGTCACTGCCTGCGAGACCAAA GTGATCCCGGGGAAGTATGGTTTCGTTGCTCAGCTAAACGAGGGTCGTCACCTGAAGAAGAGGCCAACCGAGTTCCGTGTAGATAAGGTTTTGCAGTCTTTTGATGGCAACAAGTTCAACTTCACTAAAGTTGGCCAAGAAGAGCTGCTCTTCCAGTTTGAAGCTGGTGAAGATGGCGAAGTTCAGTTTTTCCCGTGCATGCCTCTTGACGCTGAGAATTCTCCCAGTGTTGTTGCCATCAAT GTTAGTCCAATCGAGTATGGTCACGTGCTGCTGATTCCTCGTGTTCTTGACTGCTTGCCTCAAAGGATCGATCACAAAAGCCTTTTGCTTGCACTTCACATGGCTGCCGAAGCTGCTAATCCTTACTTCAGACTCGGTTACAACAGCTTGGGTGCTTTTGCCACTATCAACCATCTTCACTTTCAG GCATATTACTTGGCCATGCCTTTCCCATTAGAGAAAGCTCCTTCCAAGAAGATGGTTACTACTGCTAGTGGTGTGAAAATCTCAGAGCTTCTGAGTTACCCTGTGAGAAGTCTTCTCTTTGAAGGTGGAAGCTCTATGCAAGACCTATCTGATACTGTATCAGATGCTTGCGTTTGTCTCCAGAACAACAACATTCCTTTCAACATTCTCATCGCTGATTGTGGAAGGCAGATCTTCTTGATGCCACAG TGTTACGCAGAGAAGCAGGCTCTAGGTGAAGTAAGCCCGGAGGTGTTGGAGACGCAAGTGAACCCAGCTGTGTGGGAGATAAGTGGTCACATGGTGCTCAAGAGGAAAGAGGATTACGAAGGAGCTTCGGAGGAGAACGCATGGAGGCTGCTAGCAGAAGCTTCTTTGTCAGAGGAAAGGTTCAAGGAGGTTAATGCTCTCATCTTTGAAGCCATAGGTTGTAGTTACCAAGAGGAGGAGCTTGAAGGAACCGTAGTTGAACAGGACAACCCTAGTGGCAGTGTTAACCAGAAAAGCAACCGAACCCATGGAGGTCCTATCACCAACGGGACTGCCTCTGAGTGCCTTGTTCTTCAGTGA
- the LOC106375688 gene encoding pyridoxal phosphate homeostasis protein-like, giving the protein MAAPAVEATAATALRSVILRARTAAERVGRDPERVRVVAVSKTKPVSLIRQIYDAGHRCFGENYVQEFIDKAPQLPEDIEWHFVGHLQSNKAKTLLAGVPNLAMVHGVDGEKVANHLDRAVSSLGRHPLKVLVQVNTSGEASKSGVEPSSVVELARHVNMHCPNLVFSGLMTIGMPDYTSTPENFRTLTNCRAEVCKALGMSEYQFELSMGMSGDFEQAIEMGSTNVRVGSTIFGPRDYPKKST; this is encoded by the exons ATGGCAGCTCCTGCAGTGGAAGCAACCGCCGCAACCGCGCTGCGCTCTGTCATTCTCAGGGCTCGTACGGCGGCGGAGCGCGTAGGAAGAGATCCGGAGCGGGTAAGAGTCGTCGCCGTCTCCAAGACTAAACCAGTCTCACTTATCCGCCAAATCTACGACGCCGGCCACCGCTGCTTCGGCGAGAATTACGTTCAAGAATTCATCGACAAAGCTCCACAG CTTCCGGAAGATATAGAGTGGCATTTCGTGGGACATCTACAGAGCAACAAGGCCAAAACTTTACTAG CTGGAGTCCCAAACTTGGCAATGGTTCATGGTGTCGATGGAGAAAAG GTAGCAAATCATCTTGATCGAGCTGTTTCAAGTCTTGGGAGACACCCACTTAAGGTTTTGGTCCAAGTCAACACTAGCGGAGAAGCTt CTAAATCTGGGGTAGAGCCTTCTAGTGTTGTGGAGCTAGCAAGACATGTGAATATGCACTGCCCAAATCTGGTGTTCTCTGGTTTAATGACTATTGGGATGCCTGACTATACTTCTACTCCAGAGAACTTCAGG ACACTTACAAACTGTCGAGCTGAGGTCTGCAAGGCACTTGGAATGTCTGAGTATCAATTTGAACTGTCTATGGGCATGTCTGGTGACTTCGAACAAGCG ATTGAGATGGGAAGCACCAACGTGAGGGTTGGTTCCACTATTTTCGGACCAAGAGATTACCCCAAAAAATCAACTTAG